A region of the Falco peregrinus isolate bFalPer1 chromosome 19, bFalPer1.pri, whole genome shotgun sequence genome:
CGGGGACGCCCACACCGGGCAGCAGGACGTTGAGGACGGGCACGGCGGCTTGCTGGCTCAGTAGCCCCGCTGGCCCGTTGGCCCCCGGGGCCAgccccaggggcagggagggggaggccgTGCCCACCGGCAGCGGCAGGGCCACCTTGACGGTGCCCCCCAGGGGGGCAGCCGTGATTTTGGGCGCCAGGACAGGAGGGGAGGAACGGACGGCGGCAGCACCGGGTGCCGTGGGTCGCTCCGCCGGCGGGATgcggggcaggagcaggggcaggcGGGCAACCAGGGCGTTCacctgggggctgctggccagCTTGGGGGGTTCCGCAGGCTTCTTCTTCTCAGGccggggtgggatggggggctTGGGGCCGCTGTCCTTCTTGATCTGCAGGCAGAGAGATGTCGCGGTGGAGCCGGGCTGCTTCCCCGAGCGTGCCCCCTCAGGCTGCGGGGGACCCAGGGGGTCCTGGCTCCCCACCCGGCTCCGGTGGGGTCTCACCTGCCCCTGGCTCCGGTCGCTGCTCTCTGGAGTGTCCAGACCGTTCTTCACCGTCGATGGGGTCCGACTCTCACGGTGGATCTTCTCCGCGCTCTCTGGGGGTGCGCAGTTGACAAAGGTGGGACGGCCCCTCGGCAGCTCAGCCGTGGAcgagggctggcagcagctcagccacgccacaggcagctggaaggGGACCCCGTGCCCCAGGGGACCCCATCTCCCAAAGCATCTGTGCCCCTAGGGGGTCCGGGTGAGCCCCCGAGGTgtgagcggggccggggctccATCCCACCCACCTGAGACCACCATGGCCATGACCAGGTCAGCGCGGGCCGAGCGGGAGCTGATGATGTGCTGCTGGATGAGGAACTGGGCCACCTCCACGATGTTGTTGAAGGAACGCTTGAGGATCTTCTCGGCCCAGTCGCAGGtcagggcacaggctgcctccATCACCTCGCTGTTGTAGGACTGCACCAGGTCCGTCAGCTCcgactgctgctgctgggacaagCCATGAGCCCCCCCGGTGACACGACACCCCAGGTGCAAACGgggccaggcagctcccccTCCACCCTCGGGGAGGCTCACAGGACAGAGCAGAACCTGCTCCCGAAGTGGGCGTCCCTCCACCCCCTGCCTTCGTCAGATCTAACGAGCGACGAGTTCGTTACCCCACCAAAAGAACGCCACAGCAGCCAAGCCGTGGGGGCAGCAAAGGACTTACAGTCTCTGTCACTTTGAGgtccaggctgggcaggggcgGCAGGCTGACCACTGTCTTCCTCCGGATCCCGCTGTAGCAGTACGTTTGGCCGGGTTAAGGTCTGTCGCTGTCACACGAACACGGCCGCAATGGGGTCACAGCTCGACAGGACGCGGCTGCGGGGCTCACGATGGGCTTGTTCCAAGGTGCGACGGCAGCCGGCCCCACGTCAAGCTGGGCTGCCCCGTTCTCGGGGGGCTCCCTGCCCGCCGCCAGCTACCCCAGGCCACCCCGAGTGTACGGCAAGGACAGGGCAACTCCAAGCCCTGGGGACAACTGAGCTGAACCTTCAGGAGCAGAAAAACCAGGAGCCAGACCCCCTTAGAAGCCACAAAATACCACCTCGTACACAGACTTGTAAATgggagaagctggagaagcagcggctgctgccaccagcccgAGCAGCTCCCCGGGCTGCCCTGGCCAGCCAGGCATGTAGAAGGATATTTCGACTGTCCCCGGCCTCCCAGCCGTCGGGCTTTGATGTTTGGGAAGATCTCCCGGATGATCTTGCCGAAATTGGCGGTGCTCAGAGGGCGACAGCAGAGGTTGTCGCAGTATCGCCTgccagggagagctgggggtTAAAGCCATCGAGCCCGTCTCGCTGCCCTCTGCAACGGACTCTCCCTGCTGATGCGGCTCGTCTCCGAACCCCGCGTTGTGCTGGGCCCTTCCCAAACTATCCCAGGCTCTGAGCCGACCTCCCCGCCAGGCTTCGATGGACAACCCGGCCCCAGGGAGGGACGCTCCTGGCACCAGGCCAGCCCCTGCGCTCACTTGTAGGCGTCGTAAACGTCCTGcttgggcaggcaggtgtctgTGTGCTCCTCCAGGTGGTTCCGGATCCAGTTGCACGCGTGCATGTACTCGGCCGTGCTCAGCGAGCTCAGGTCCAGGCTACTGCTGCTCTCGTGGAAGCCGGAGACAAACATTTAgtagaaaagcagaacaggagaaggcagagctgtgccactCTCTCCCTGGCCTCTTGTGATCTGTATCCCCCATCACCCTGACAgcccctgctctcccagccccgGCCCTGGCTCGCTCCAGCACCCACCTCTTCTCTCCCAAGCTTGGTCCCGAGGGCAGCTGGAGGTAGAGGTAGAGCTTGTCGTTGTCTGAAAACTTCTGGACATCTTGCTACGGTCAAAGGGTCCACAGGGAGGGGGAGAACAGACCAGAGATAAAGAAAGGTTAAGGGTCCAAAATGAGAAACACCTGATGCAGGCGGCGCTCTCGTTACGCTCCTAACGGCAGTAACGGATGGGGCACTGAGACCggagcagctctgccagtgtGGGCACAGCCTGCGTACGAGGGGGCCACGTCAACGAAGCCACAGACTGCCCCTTGAGGGGACTGGAAAGGGTCGTCCcacacagggctgggggagtgGGTGCCACCCCCTGGCGAGGGGCTTCTCGGGGCTAATCCCCACAGCCAGACCCTGACCCGATGGGAAATGAGGTCAGGCAAATCCCCGGGGTTCAGTTtagctgggagaggagagaaatggAGACGCTCAGTCCCCCAGCACCACATGCCGCCGCGGCACTCACCAGGATGGCGTCGACTTTGTTCTGCACGGATTTGCTGTGCGGGACAGAGACAAGCGGCGTTAGTGCAGGGCAGGGTGACACCGCAGTGCCCGGGTGTTCCTCAaacccccctccccagagctCCCGAGGACAGTGCCGTCCCCACGCCCTCCCAGACCCCACACGTGCGCCCCAGCGTGAGCAGCAATGCCAAGACGGGGATACTGGAGCACCGAGAGCCAAAGGCCACCTGCACCCATGGGCCAGCACAGCCCGTTCTCCCCACGCTCCGCGTTTCCCTGTGTGCCCACCACCCTGCTCTAGCGCTCTGTGCCCTACCCTAACcccagggagagcagagcaggcGTAAAACCACGTCCCACAGGGTTGCAGTAGAACAGTATGCACTACTGTGAAGCCCTGAACTGATTCTGCACCCGAAACAGGCAGCACGCAGCTGGCGACGCGGGGCTGTGCCCCGCGtacagcacccagcaccagAGCGAGCAGGGCATGCCTGAGGCCGTGCCATGGCACCACAAAGCTCACCCCTTTGGGCCCCGGGGCTGCACATTAATCAACTTTATTAAATTAACCCACACTTGGTAAGGCTCAGAGTAACGGGAAGAGGTGCCCGGGAAAAGCGAGCGCTGCCCTTACGAGATGATGcccttcagctcctgcagcagcgtGCTCGACTCGGCGGTGCTGCCCCGGGCGCTGCTGGGGGACAAGCTTCCCTTCCTGGGGTTTCGGGCACTCAGCTCTTCGTCAGCCATCACATTTGGTTCCTGTTGGGAAGTGAAAACCAGacacagttgaaaaaaaaaaaagggggaagaaaccCCCTTCAGAGCTGTTGAGCCCCCGCAGGGCTGACCTCCGGCCTGGGATcagggagaagggcagaggggggtggctggggggcTCGGTGCAGCCCGGAACGTGCCTGCCCGTGGCCCCCATCCACCCTGGACCGAGGATGGGCCCCAGCTGGGTGGGCTGAGCTCCCTCAGCTGGACAGGAGCCACCAGGGGATGGGAATGGCCCCAGGGGTCCCAGGAGGGGtgtctccagcagcagggactgcAGGCGGCCCCAGGCACCCCGCTCcgggcaggggacaggggacacgGGGTCTGGGTGGCACCAGCGAGCAGCGTGCCCAGGACGGGACGGAGGGGCAggtccccaggctgggggtgctgtgggggACCATGACAGTGCCGTGGGGTCTGGGTGCCAGTCCCTGGGGGCACGGGGAAAGGAGGGCAGGGATGATGGGGGCAGCAGGCGGGCAGAGGGCCCCaggggcatggggacagggacgcCAAGCGGGCAGAGGgccccagggacagggacaccaaGAGGGCAGACCCCCAGGGGCAAGGACACCATCAGGGAAGGCCCCCAGGGAGATGGGGCCAGGACCACCAGGAGGGAGGGTCCCCAGGGACACCGGGAGGGCAGatccccaggggcagggacaccaggGGCAGGCCCAGGGAGCCGGGGGCTCCATGAcagcgcggccccgccgcagccAGCTGCcggggaggggccggggccgggccgaggggAGCGGGGTCgcaccgggccgggccggggggagcggggtcgcaccgggccgggccccccccccgcacccacCTGCGGGCGGCTGCAGCCGGGGCGCGGCCTGTCCCCGCCACGCGCCGCCACCCCGCGCGCAACAGGAACCGAAAGTGCAGCGCCCCGGCGGGacgcgcccgccgcccgccgccgcttTTTTCTGATtggccgcgccgccgccggcccgcccgGATACGGCGCTGTCCTGTAACGCCATTGGCTGCGCCGGTTTTCCTACCCGGATACAAGCGGCGTCGGCCTCCGGAGTGGTCGTGCGTCAGCTGAAGTCTGCCTAGTAACAGGCTTCTGATTGGTGGGGCCGAAGCAGGAAGCGCAAGTGTAAACGAGCCCGTGCCCGTGCGGTGCGTCTGCGTTCAACGCGGGCGCGTGCAACACGCGTGCAGCGCGCGTGTGCGTGCAACGTGTGTCCGACGTGCGTGCAGCGGGTGTGCATGCATCGTGCGTGCAATGTGCATGCAGCAGGTCTGTGTATGCATCGTGCGTGCAAAGGGTGTGCATGCATCGTGCGTGCAATGTGCGTGCATCGTGTCTGTGTATGCATCGTGTGTGCAATGTGCGTGCAGCGGGTCTGTGCATGCATCGTGCCTGCAAAGGGTGTGCAGTGGGTCTGTGCATGCAACGTGCATGTAACCTGCGTGCAACAAGTGTGCATGCATCGTGCATGCAATgtctgtgctgtgcctgcacaTGCAGTGGGTGTAAGGCCCACATTCAGTGTGCACACTCTGTGTGCACAGTGCGTATGCAATGTGTGGGTGCACATgtggtgtgtgggtgtgcagtGCACACATGTGATGCCTGCATAACGCATGTGTGCGCACCACGTGTGTGCAGTGTGTTCCTGTGGGCAGCAGGTGCCTGCGCAGTACGTGCACAGTGTGTAAGCATGAACGGCATGCAGCATGGGTATGCAATATGTGTGCGTGTGCTGCATATGCTGGGCGTGTGCGTGCGGTGCATACCTGCCATGCGTGCATGCAGCCCATGTTCACGCAGGCAGCACTGGTGCCAGCCCCAGCATACAAACCAGGTTTGCTTTTTCAGGGgaacacaggcagcagcacgAGGGGCGCACTAAGAACACCCCATCGGTTCAGAGGGGCTGGCGGCCTTGCAGCCCTGGTTCGGTCACATATTTTGTTTCCTGGCTCATAGAGAGAACTTAAAGACGTGATGCTGCAGCTGCGGGGACGGCAGCCCCCCAGATTTATTGCTGAGCGCCCGGAGTGCCCttgtgtttgggggtttgggggcgCTCAGAGGCTCCGGGGGCAGCTGAAGGGGCCTAAACCCAGATGTCGGAGGTGCAGTCCCCGCCGGGGTAGCGGATCTCGTGTGCCAGGCAGGGCCCGTCGGGCTCCTTCCCAAAATCCACCAGGAAGCGCTGGTTGACGGCCAGGCCACCCCGCTCCGTGTCCACGTCCAGCTGCAGCATGACGGAGCCGTCCCTGGGGCGGGGGAgagcggggggctggggggggttcAGCCCCCAGCCAGGTGCACAGCACCCGCCTCGTCTGTCGAGGTTTCGTACCTGATGAGGTCGGGGTAGAACTGCCTGTCCCAGGCGCTGTACAGGGAGGTGGTGACGTACAGCCGCTTCCCATCCAAGCTCAGCTGGATCATCTGCGGTCCCCCCGGCACCCTCTTCCCCTGGGAGTGAGCAGCGGTGCTGGAGGGTGCCAGGGACCACATCCAtgtcccccccagcagcagtaCAGGGCCAGGGACCACCTCCGTGTCCCCCTGAGCAAGCAGCAGTGCCAGAAGGTGCCAGGGGGCCACCTCCGtgtcccccccagcagcagtaCAGGGCCAGGGACCACCTCCGTCACCTCCCAGCAGCggtgctgctgccacagccaccACGGTAGAGCAGACCCGtgaggtgccagcagcacagctcaccTGGATGGAGAATGGCTCCGGCTGGCACCACAGCTCCTCGTCCCTGCTCACGGTGACGGGTCCCCCCTTGGCGATGCTGCCACCCACAAAGACCTGCAGGAGACCGAAGGTCTGGGTGGCTGAGGCGGCGAGGAGGGGCTGATCCCGGCTGTCCCCAAGAGATGGAGGAAAAGCACCAGGATGTGACCAGGAGCCCCCCGCTGCCTCAcctgccccaccagcctggGCTTGCGGGTGTCGGAGATGTCGTACTGGCGGATGTCTCCGTGCAGCCAGTTGCTGAAGTACAGGAACCTGTCGTCCAGCGAGATGAGGATGTCGGTGATGAAGCCTTGGGGAGGGTATGACAGAGCTGCGCAAACCACCGGCGGCAACGGCAGCGCCCGGGGGAACCCGGGAGCCCCTCAGCACCTGGACTGACCTGGCATCTCCGGGAGCAGCCACCCCTCCACTTTCTTGCTGGGGACTTGGATCACCTTCTCGGCTGCCCAGTCTCCTTGCTGCGGGAGGTGTGGGACAGAGCACGGCCCCAGGGGGCTCAGCAcatgcaggagaggcaggataAGACCTGATGCTGGGGCCAATGCTGTGTGGGCACATCCACCACTCCTAACCCCTAGGGCTGTagctctgctgctttgccagccacctctggctctgcagagccatgGGGAGGATGGgctctggggctggagggggggtgTTTGGGGCCAAAAACTCATCTAATTTTCCAGCCAGATGAGCTGGTTTGGTGAAAAATGTTCTCTCTGCTCACCCAGTTCACCATTACACACAACAACAGACACCGAGAAGAACATTGCTTGGGCTTTTGTAAGTCCGCAACAAAGgcataaataaatctttaaattaaatcattttaGCCTAAACTGCTGCCAGTCAGGACAAGTCCTGTGGTGAGATTCCCCCAAGCCAGCTCATGTTCTGGTGCAGAGGCAGCCGCACGGCACAGGGAGGTGGCGTGGACCAGAGGTGGGCTGGGAGGACGGTGGGGGATGCGGGAAGCAGGATGCTGCGTGGCGGCACGCGGCTTGGTCAGCTGAGGGGCAGCACCCCTTTCCCTCGAGCCCCCGGTGTACGGGATGCACGTACCTCGGTCTTGTAGAAGCGGTGGATGGCACTGCTGATGGTGCAGCCCACGTAGCCCTCGGCAGCGTCGGGGTTGTGGAGGAAGCGGATCTCCAGGGGGGCCGCATCCTCGCCCACGTCGATGGCCTGGACGTAGGTGTGAGTGGTCCAGTCCCAGACATTGAGGCGGCGGCCGTAaagccctggggcagggcagagcaggggtcACAGGAGATGCTGCGAGGCGCAGGGTCTCGGGCAGATGTGCTATGGTTCAGGTGAGCTCGCAGCCCCTCGAGCTCCGCAGACCCCCTGGTCTCCACACCAGCACACACCAGTTGCTTTGGACCTTGGCAAAAGCCACGGGAAGATGCCCAGCGTCCAGTGGGGACCATCCCactgggacagggctgggaagggcgGTGTGACCTCTGGGCGGGAGCTGGGCTGAGGCAGGGCCTCATCCTTCGTCCCTACGGCTAAGACCCAGCCCCACGTCCAGCTCAGCACCAGCGTTCAGGGGCTGCCTTGGGCTGAACCTCTGCCGCTCACATCTGAAGTGCATTcaggtgggctgggctggccttTTTGAAACCCATGGGATGCGTAGGAATTGGTGTGGAATTCATCTTGGACAGGTCCTCTCTGCCTGTTAGTGCCAGCTCTCACCAGCAACAGGGGAGGCTGGAGATTTGGCTGCCTTGCGGTGCTGCTCAGCATCTCTCTCCCGGAGTATTTAAACCGCTGTTTACTCACCTTTCTTCAGATCATTCGGGTCAAATCCATACCCCAGGCATTTTGGGATCCCCCACTCGGTGCTGATCAGGACATTGTGGCGTGGCTGGTACCAGAAGTCGTAACCCATTGGGGGGATCTTGTCCCCTTTCTCCCAGTTCCCCTTAATCTCAAAGGTCTCGCCATCCAGCAGGATAAAGCCGCCTGatgcaaaaacaaaaccacgTTGGTGGAGAGGAAACCACCCAGGTCAACCGTTTACACATTGTAAAACAAGCAGCAACAGACAGATCCACCGCTGCggagcaggctgctggaggggctgggggacctGGATGAAGCCCCCAGGACAGCTCTGGATGGGGGGACTgttcctcctgcccctctccccggGGGACTGGGGTACCTTTCCCACTGCCGGCCGGGTCTCCCAGGGTGCTGATCATGATTTCACCACTGCCCAGGCAGTGCGAGGTGTGGGGGTAGCCCAGGTTGCACTTCCAGAAGACGTCCTCCGAGTTGACAACCTGCCAGCAGGTCACAGGAACCGTCACCGTCACGTCCCTCGTGCCAGGCGGTCCCGGGTGAGAAGGCTGCTCGTGCCACACTGGATGCAGGTGCACAGGCCGGTTGTCAGCCTGTGGCCGGCTCCTGCCTGACCTCAAGACGGGACTTGCCACACAGCCAGGGGTGGTGAGCGTGCTCGGTCCTGCGTCCCCTTGCGTGTCGGCACACAGGGCGCCCTGAGGAACCAGCTGCCAGCCACTAGTGGGGCCCCCACACCCAGGCTCAGGGCAAGCGGCACACGGATGCCCAGGGCTCCTCCGGAGACACACGGCACGGGCGAGGCACGGGCTGTGCACCCACCGGGCAGTGCCATGCATGGTGCCCACCGAGGAGAACTCAGTGTTCGCACACCAGCAGAACAAGCACCTTCCACAGCCTTCCCATACTGCCACCAAGGCGCTGCAGAGCTCTGACACACCCCGAAGCCTCTTTGGCTGGCTCTCCCACAGCCAAAAGCCACCACCCTGGTTGTCCGGGGTACCGGCACCGCCTCCCGGGTACCTTGAGAAGCCTGGGAGCCCGCAGGTCGGTTCCCACGTCCACCACGTAGATGCGGGAGGAGACGAAGCTGGGCAGGATCAGGCGGTTCCGCTTCTTGGTGGCGTCCCcgaagcagctgctgcaggcgTTCCAGCCCGAGTGGTGCAGCTCATCCCCCAGGTTGGGCATGGGCAGGCGGTGGATCACCTGCaaagcccccagccctgcctaCACCAGTCTCTCCTCTGCCGAGCACAGGACCGCGGGCGGATCAAGATGCTCAGCGCGCTGCAGACATCACTAGAGGGCCAGGATGCCTCTGGCAAGTCTCACCCCGCGGAGGGGAGTGGCGTGACAGGGGACATGAAGGATGGGGTGTGAAGCGGATTTTACGTGCATTTTGTAAGCACAGGGAGGCTCAGAGCCTCGGGGAGAACTGGGCAAGCACCAGCCTTCGGTACGGAGCCGGCAGCTTTGGGAGCACGAAGGACCAGCACCGAGCTGCTTCCCAGGCCAGTTTAGTCCCGAGATAAAGCCTTTGGTACCTGGCAGTAGTGCGGAGATTTGGGGTCGACATCCACAGTGGCCAGAAAGTCAGGTTTCTTTCTCCCAGTGTTCCTGTAGATGCAGGGCACGTACACAATCTCCTCCCGGGGACCTTTCAAGACAGAAATGTTGCGTGAGCATCGGCAGAACCACCTATGACAAAACAAGCCCCTTGCAGGAGTCTCCGGTCAGGCCCGATCGCCCTCCTGGGGAGCCGATGGGTTCCCCCATGCGTGTGGGGCAGCTGGATCTCCATCTCGGCCACACCAGAGGCACCAGGCTGGGCTCTGTCCTGCGGGGGTTGGGGCTTATTCGgatcccctgccctggggagggatCTCTGGGCCTCAGAGTCCCTAAGGAAGTCCACGGCTTTGGGATCACCCTGTGCCTGCGAGGACGGGCCAGCCCTTGCCCAGCCCTATCAGTCAGGAATCAAACCACACTGGGCCTCATTTCCATTGCAGCCACACAGGAGAAGCCTTGAAGCACCGGAGAAGCGCTTGCCAGATGGAAGCCAAAGGCAGaaagccccccccagcccctcgccaTCCCCCTGTCTTGCCGAGCTGTGAAAATCTACCATGGTGTGAGAGCTCCCTGCCTACAGGGATCCcactgggaagggaagggctcagccccagggatgtcccagcactgcaccagctgctaagaaaaaaatcaactccatcccagctgaaagcgGGACAGAGTGGCAGGTCTGCCAcgctccctgctgccccagctggagccgctgcctgtgctgcctacactgcccctgctgcctgcactgcccgtgctgcccagggcaggcagcaccatCGGCTTTGCTGGACTGATCCAGACCCCAGCGAGCCTCCTCGGGGCTGCGGAGGTGGTACCGCTCCAGGCTGTGCCAGGATAAAGCGCTGCCAAAGTgagggctggtggggaag
Encoded here:
- the RFX5 gene encoding DNA-binding protein RFX5 isoform X4 — protein: MADEELSARNPRKGSLSPSSARGSTAESSTLLQELKGIISKSVQNKVDAILQDVQKFSDNDKLYLYLQLPSGPSLGEKSSSLDLSSLSTAEYMHACNWIRNHLEEHTDTCLPKQDVYDAYKRYCDNLCCRPLSTANFGKIIREIFPNIKARRLGGRGQSKYCYSGIRRKTVVSLPPLPSLDLKVTETQQQSELTDLVQSYNSEVMEAACALTCDWAEKILKRSFNNIVEVAQFLIQQHIISSRSARADLVMAMVVSESAEKIHRESRTPSTVKNGLDTPESSDRSQGQVRPHRSRVGSQDPLGPPQPEGARSGKQPGSTATSLCLQIKKDSGPKPPIPPRPEKKKPAEPPKLASSPQVNALVARLPLLLPRIPPAERPTAPGAAAVRSSPPVLAPKITAAPLGGTVKVALPLPVGTASPSLPLGLAPGANGPAGLLSQQAAVPVLNVLLPGVGVPAAESPANPRSAGSGEGLGPPDSQRPRATKRPPEPAAEAAPQKRRRGRPRKRPEEAAAGETELHRGVAAGADGGGGAISPLGDGRAGGSLPTQVSVIQDGRAKVAADGHEPAAEEDVVAAQRSLSEAGTPMGDGGAAGGSSAPQDGGEPHIPPHDGQTQAGTGPPAAASQSGAASPCAPMSRGGSPAWVRLCAHPGS
- the RFX5 gene encoding DNA-binding protein RFX5 isoform X1, translated to MADEELSARNPRKGSLSPSSARGSTAESSTLLQELKGIISKSVQNKVDAILQDVQKFSDNDKLYLYLQLPSGPSLGEKSSSLDLSSLSTAEYMHACNWIRNHLEEHTDTCLPKQDVYDAYKRYCDNLCCRPLSTANFGKIIREIFPNIKARRLGGRGQSKYCYSGIRRKTVVSLPPLPSLDLKVTETQQSELTDLVQSYNSEVMEAACALTCDWAEKILKRSFNNIVEVAQFLIQQHIISSRSARADLVMAMVVSESAEKIHRESRTPSTVKNGLDTPESSDRSQGQVRPHRSRVGSQDPLGPPQPEGARSGKQPGSTATSLCLQIKKDSGPKPPIPPRPEKKKPAEPPKLASSPQVNALVARLPLLLPRIPPAERPTAPGAAAVRSSPPVLAPKITAAPLGGTVKVALPLPVGTASPSLPLGLAPGANGPAGLLSQQAAVPVLNVLLPGVGVPAAESPANPRSAGSGEGLGPPDSQRPRATKRPPEPAAEAAPQKRRRGRPRKRPEEAAAGETELHRGVAAGADGGGGAISPLGDGRAGGSLPTQVSVIQDGRAKVAADGHEPAAEEDVVAAQRSLSEAGTPMGDGGAAGGSSAPQDGGEPHIPPHDGQTQAGTGPPAAASQSGAASPCAPMSRGGSPAWVRLCAHPGS
- the RFX5 gene encoding DNA-binding protein RFX5 isoform X2, giving the protein MADEELSARNPRKGSLSPSSARGSTAESSTLLQELKGIISKSVQNKVDAILQDVQKFSDNDKLYLYLQLPSGPSLGEKSSSLDLSSLSTAEYMHACNWIRNHLEEHTDTCLPKQDVYDAYKRYCDNLCCRPLSTANFGKIIREIFPNIKARRLGGRGQSKYCYSGIRRKTVVSLPPLPSLDLKVTETQQQSELTDLVQSYNSEVMEAACALTCDWAEKILKRSFNNIVEVAQFLIQQHIISSRSARADLVMAMVVSESAEKIHRESRTPSTVKNGLDTPESSDRSQGQIKKDSGPKPPIPPRPEKKKPAEPPKLASSPQVNALVARLPLLLPRIPPAERPTAPGAAAVRSSPPVLAPKITAAPLGGTVKVALPLPVGTASPSLPLGLAPGANGPAGLLSQQAAVPVLNVLLPGVGVPAAESPANPRSAGSGEGLGPPDSQRPRATKRPPEPAAEAAPQKRRRGRPRKRPEEAAAGETELHRGVAAGADGGGGAISPLGDGRAGGSLPTQVSVIQDGRAKVAADGHEPAAEEDVVAAQRSLSEAGTPMGDGGAAGGSSAPQDGGEPHIPPHDGQTQAGTGPPAAASQSGAASPCAPMSRGGSPAWVRLCAHPGS
- the RFX5 gene encoding DNA-binding protein RFX5 isoform X3, producing the protein MADEELSARNPRKGSLSPSSARGSTAESSTLLQELKGIISKSVQNKVDAILQDVQKFSDNDKLYLYLQLPSGPSLGEKSSSLDLSSLSTAEYMHACNWIRNHLEEHTDTCLPKQDVYDAYKRYCDNLCCRPLSTANFGKIIREIFPNIKARRLGGRGQSKYCYSGIRRKTVVSLPPLPSLDLKVTETQQSELTDLVQSYNSEVMEAACALTCDWAEKILKRSFNNIVEVAQFLIQQHIISSRSARADLVMAMVVSESAEKIHRESRTPSTVKNGLDTPESSDRSQGQIKKDSGPKPPIPPRPEKKKPAEPPKLASSPQVNALVARLPLLLPRIPPAERPTAPGAAAVRSSPPVLAPKITAAPLGGTVKVALPLPVGTASPSLPLGLAPGANGPAGLLSQQAAVPVLNVLLPGVGVPAAESPANPRSAGSGEGLGPPDSQRPRATKRPPEPAAEAAPQKRRRGRPRKRPEEAAAGETELHRGVAAGADGGGGAISPLGDGRAGGSLPTQVSVIQDGRAKVAADGHEPAAEEDVVAAQRSLSEAGTPMGDGGAAGGSSAPQDGGEPHIPPHDGQTQAGTGPPAAASQSGAASPCAPMSRGGSPAWVRLCAHPGS
- the LOC101913463 gene encoding methanethiol oxidase-like, with translation MKGPREEIVYVPCIYRNTGRKKPDFLATVDVDPKSPHYCQVIHRLPMPNLGDELHHSGWNACSSCFGDATKKRNRLILPSFVSSRIYVVDVGTDLRAPRLLKVVNSEDVFWKCNLGYPHTSHCLGSGEIMISTLGDPAGSGKGGFILLDGETFEIKGNWEKGDKIPPMGYDFWYQPRHNVLISTEWGIPKCLGYGFDPNDLKKGLYGRRLNVWDWTTHTYVQAIDVGEDAAPLEIRFLHNPDAAEGYVGCTISSAIHRFYKTEQGDWAAEKVIQVPSKKVEGWLLPEMPGFITDILISLDDRFLYFSNWLHGDIRQYDISDTRKPRLVGQVFVGGSIAKGGPVTVSRDEELWCQPEPFSIQGKRVPGGPQMIQLSLDGKRLYVTTSLYSAWDRQFYPDLIRDGSVMLQLDVDTERGGLAVNQRFLVDFGKEPDGPCLAHEIRYPGGDCTSDIWV